A window of Candidatus Latescibacter sp. genomic DNA:
CCAGCGAGATACTCGAACACCTTGAAAAGCCGCAGGAAGCCCTGAGTGAAATTGCCCGCGTGGTGAGACCGGGGGGATGGATAGTCGTTTCCACACCATACCGCGAACGTATCGAGGAAATCCTCTGCATCCACTGCAACAAAAAAACGCCGGTGAATGCCCACCTTCATGCCTTTGATGAACATACCCTGTCGGATCTTCTGAAAACCGCAGGTTTTACTCCAAGCCGTCTGGTGAGATTTCTTAACCGGCCTGCGGAGCGGTTTGGAATGGCCGGATTCACCGGCTTCCTGCCTTATGCCGCCTGGCGGATTCTGGACGCCTTCATCTGCCGGATACTGGGCCGTGAATCGTTCATCGCGGTGAGGGCGGAACGGAATGCTTGAAGAAAAGGGAATGGGCGGAAGCATCGGCGTGGTCGGGTCAGGCCGGAGCGTTTACGTTTTAAGCCTCTTTATCCTGAACATCGGGCTTGCCCGCTCCATGGGAACCGAGGGATTCGGCTCGTTCCAGCAGGTGTTCATGTTCAGCGCGCTGTTCATGATCCTTACCCTCGGCATACCGGAAACCCTGTACTTTTTTCTGCCGCGCCTGACCCCCGAAGAGCGGCCGGGTTTTCTCGGCCAGACCATCATTCTTCTCGGGGCAAGCGGCCTGGCGGTCTGTTTCTTTCTCTGGGCGGGAGCGTCATTTCTGGCCGGTGTGCAGGGTAACCCGGCGATTGCA
This region includes:
- a CDS encoding class I SAM-dependent methyltransferase, with translation MVLPEDMGHFRRHQEKRRFQCISRLLPKKGVKKVLDAGAGSGWLSEMLAGRGFEVTALDIGLDSILRAGKRLEERSRPVNFTGGDVYRLPFRSGSFDAAFASEILEHLEKPQEALSEIARVVRPGGWIVVSTPYRERIEEILCIHCNKKTPVNAHLHAFDEHTLSDLLKTAGFTPSRLVRFLNRPAERFGMAGFTGFLPYAAWRILDAFICRILGRESFIAVRAERNA